Proteins encoded within one genomic window of Humulus lupulus chromosome 1, drHumLupu1.1, whole genome shotgun sequence:
- the LOC133834323 gene encoding uncharacterized protein LOC133834323, translating to MEDCWQWKGEHSGIYSVKSAYRLTQELKGVVPRDNNSGFWRDLWNLKIPPKVKDFIWRAVSNCLPTRFQLGHRKITLPCTLCPRCLRSVETIPHCLVGCFFAMACWRFAGIPAVAIGDNSFGGWLQDRFKAWGDDMKHRAVMVSWALWQVRNEKVWKNTSRSVKEVITLARGTFDQWRTAQEKTFIPSLFLLHFGEGAEHWFAPGENKIKINVDAAVFPDLNKFGYG from the coding sequence ATGGAAGATTGTTGGCAATGGAAGGGTGAGCATTCGGGAATCTACTCAGTAAAGAGTGCCTATCGTCTTACTCAAGAATTGAAAGGGGTGGTTCCTAGAGACAACAActctggtttttggagggatttatGGAACCTAAAAATTCCTCCTAAAGTGAAGGATTTTATCTGGAGGGCTGTTTCAAATTGCCTCCCAACTCGGTTCCAACTTGGCCATCGTAAGATCACCCTCCCCTGTACTCTCTGCCCAAGATGTCTGCGCTCTGTGGAAACCATTCCCCACTGTTTGGTGGGCTGCTTTTTCGCCATGGCTTGCTGGAGGTTTGCTGGTATACCAGCCGTTGCCATCGGGGACAACTCTTTTGGTGGATGGTTACAAGACCGTTTTAAAGCTTGGGGGGACGATATGAAACATAGGGCGGTTATGGTGAGCTGGGCACTATGGCAGGTTAGAAATGAGAAAGTTTGGAAGAATACAAGTAGGTCTGTCAAAGAAGTAATCACGTTGGCTAGAGGTACTTTTGATCAATGGAGAACTGCTCAGGAGAAAACTTTCATCCCATCTCTGTTTCTGCTTCATTTCGGGGAAGGGGCTGAGCATTGGTTCGCACCAGGGGAAAACAAGATCAAAATCAACGTCGATGCAGCTGTCTTTCCTGATCTCAACAAGTTTGGCTATGGCTAG